The Shewanella sp. NFH-SH190041 genome has a window encoding:
- a CDS encoding heme ABC transporter ATP-binding protein, with protein MAIEISNATLRLGGKTLLDDVSLSFACGCFTMILGPNGTGKSSLLKLINGELAGDSQVHFYGKARQDWHPGALAQSVAVLPQSSSLSFNFTVQEVVELGGLTLTASRAQIHQLARDNMAQTGVAHLAGRLYPSLSGGEQQRVHLARILTQVSHSPRPAMLMLDEPTSALDIAHQHHTLALLQRLAREGAGIVAVVHDLNLAAQYADRLILLNQGQVVADGAPAAVLSAQLIEQVYQYPVQILPHPQFDYPVVIA; from the coding sequence ATGGCGATTGAAATTTCCAATGCCACGCTGAGGTTAGGCGGCAAAACCCTGTTGGATGATGTGTCCCTGAGCTTTGCCTGTGGCTGTTTCACCATGATCCTTGGCCCTAATGGCACGGGGAAAAGTAGTCTACTTAAACTGATTAACGGCGAACTGGCCGGTGATAGTCAGGTACATTTTTATGGTAAAGCGCGGCAGGACTGGCACCCGGGAGCGTTAGCGCAATCCGTCGCTGTTCTGCCCCAATCCAGCAGTTTGAGTTTTAATTTTACCGTGCAGGAAGTGGTGGAACTGGGGGGATTAACCCTGACGGCCAGCCGAGCACAGATCCATCAGTTAGCGCGGGACAATATGGCACAAACAGGTGTTGCCCATTTGGCAGGGCGGCTGTATCCCAGTTTGTCTGGTGGGGAGCAGCAGCGGGTGCATCTGGCGCGGATCTTGACTCAGGTGTCCCATTCCCCGCGCCCGGCAATGCTGATGCTGGATGAGCCGACGTCGGCACTGGATATTGCCCATCAGCACCATACCTTGGCCTTGTTGCAACGTTTGGCACGGGAGGGCGCCGGCATTGTTGCCGTGGTGCATGACCTGAATCTCGCTGCGCAATATGCGGATCGTTTGATCCTGCTCAATCAAGGGCAGGTGGTGGCCGATGGCGCGCCCGCGGCAGTGCTATCTGCCCAGTTGATCGAGCAGGTTTACCAGTATCCGGTGCAAATTTTGCCCCATCCCCAGTTTGATTATCCTGTGGTGATTGCCTGA
- a CDS encoding FecCD family ABC transporter permease, which yields MEHLMTRRISLRVLVAISAALLYLVMAGSIALGPMDIGFKSAFGALLQLDSELPEYARVIVQEVRLPRTLLAIAVGGMLAMCGAVMQGLFRNPLADPGIIGVSAGASLGAAIAIVLLGGVVGHTAFLTLGTVPLFAFIGGALATFAVYYMGTSAQGTSVTIMLLAGVALAAMAGAGLGLLNYFADDQALRDLSLWTMGSLAGASWDNLALAYAALLILALMFWRLAKPLNALLLGEAEARHMGIDVQRLKRKLILFTAAGVGITVALAGMIGFIGLVVPHMARQFTGPAHERLLPVAMLLGALLLLLSDMIARTVVAPLEIPVGIITAAIGAPFFLLLLFKQRGRLA from the coding sequence ATGGAACACCTGATGACCCGACGAATTTCTCTGCGAGTATTAGTGGCGATTTCTGCGGCCTTGTTGTATCTGGTGATGGCGGGTTCTATTGCGCTGGGGCCGATGGATATCGGCTTTAAATCTGCCTTTGGAGCGTTGCTGCAGCTTGATAGTGAGTTGCCAGAATATGCCCGGGTAATTGTGCAGGAAGTGCGACTGCCCCGAACATTACTGGCGATTGCCGTGGGAGGCATGTTGGCCATGTGTGGCGCCGTGATGCAGGGGTTGTTCCGTAACCCACTGGCAGACCCCGGTATTATTGGCGTGTCGGCCGGGGCGTCATTGGGGGCGGCGATTGCTATCGTATTATTGGGTGGCGTGGTAGGGCATACCGCATTTTTGACCTTGGGAACCGTCCCGCTATTTGCCTTTATCGGCGGCGCGTTGGCAACATTTGCCGTGTATTACATGGGCACCAGTGCTCAAGGTACCTCGGTCACTATTATGTTGTTAGCCGGGGTGGCGCTGGCAGCCATGGCCGGCGCTGGACTTGGGCTGCTAAATTATTTTGCCGATGATCAGGCGCTGCGGGATTTATCACTTTGGACCATGGGCTCTTTAGCCGGTGCCAGTTGGGATAATCTGGCGTTGGCTTATGCTGCCTTACTGATATTGGCACTGATGTTCTGGCGTTTGGCCAAGCCTCTGAATGCATTGTTATTGGGTGAGGCAGAAGCCCGCCATATGGGCATTGATGTGCAGCGGCTGAAGCGCAAATTGATTCTGTTCACTGCCGCGGGCGTCGGTATTACTGTGGCGTTAGCTGGCATGATAGGGTTTATCGGTTTGGTGGTCCCCCATATGGCGCGGCAGTTTACCGGTCCGGCCCATGAGCGGTTATTGCCGGTTGCCATGCTGCTTGGTGCTTTGTTGTTACTGTTATCCGATATGATTGCCCGTACTGTGGTAGCGCCATTGGAGATCCCGGTGGGGATTATTACCGCGGCCATTGGCGCCCCTTTCTTTTTACTCCTGCTGTTTAAACAAAGAGGACGTTTAGCCTGA